From one Bacteroides eggerthii genomic stretch:
- a CDS encoding efflux transporter outer membrane subunit, giving the protein MKRKNIYILLLLIPVLFASCKVGKSYVRPEMVLPDSLAQQQDSASIADEQWQAVYTDNTLRSLIDRALEYNKDMLIAAARVKEMAAQKRISVANLLPQLNGRVEAEREVENHGGHSRDVGNTYEAKALLSWELDLWGNLRWKKAAAVAEYLQSVEAQRALRMTIVSEVAQAYYELVALDTELEIVRQTQKAREEGVRLARIRFEGGLTSETSYQQAQVELARTATLVPDLERKISIKENDIAFLAGEFPTRIERSRFLQELDVPESLPVGLPSGLLERRPDVRAAEQQLIAEHARVKVAYTNMFPRLSLTGQFGLESDVLSNFLQSPYSLLNGAVLTPLFNWGKNRAALKAQKASFEAEVHSYEKAVLNAFKEAKNAIVDFNKIKEVYQLRLKLERSAKTYVELAQLQYINGVINYMDVLDAQRGYFDAQIGVSNAIRDELIAVVNVYKALGGGWQVEK; this is encoded by the coding sequence ATGAAAAGAAAGAATATATATATACTTCTGTTACTCATTCCGGTGCTTTTTGCATCGTGCAAAGTGGGTAAGAGTTATGTTCGTCCGGAAATGGTGTTACCCGATAGTTTGGCTCAACAACAGGACAGCGCCAGCATTGCCGACGAGCAATGGCAGGCGGTTTATACCGACAACACTTTGCGCAGCTTGATAGATCGTGCATTGGAATATAACAAAGATATGCTTATCGCTGCTGCCCGTGTCAAGGAAATGGCAGCGCAGAAACGCATCAGTGTAGCCAACTTGCTGCCCCAATTGAATGGGAGAGTGGAGGCGGAACGTGAAGTGGAGAATCATGGCGGTCATAGTCGTGACGTAGGTAATACTTATGAGGCAAAAGCTCTTTTGTCATGGGAACTTGACCTTTGGGGAAATTTGCGCTGGAAGAAAGCCGCTGCCGTTGCCGAGTACTTGCAAAGCGTGGAAGCACAGCGTGCCCTACGCATGACCATCGTTTCTGAAGTGGCTCAGGCATATTATGAATTGGTTGCGCTTGATACGGAATTGGAGATTGTGCGGCAGACACAAAAAGCACGTGAGGAAGGAGTGCGTCTCGCTCGAATACGTTTTGAGGGTGGGCTTACCTCGGAGACCTCTTATCAACAGGCACAGGTGGAGTTGGCCCGCACTGCTACGCTTGTTCCGGATTTGGAACGCAAAATATCTATCAAGGAAAATGACATCGCTTTTCTTGCCGGTGAGTTTCCCACCCGTATCGAACGCAGCCGCTTCTTGCAGGAACTGGATGTACCGGAGTCTTTGCCGGTAGGGTTACCTTCCGGTTTACTGGAACGTCGTCCCGATGTTCGTGCTGCGGAACAGCAGCTTATAGCGGAGCATGCTCGTGTAAAAGTGGCTTATACCAATATGTTTCCCCGGCTCTCATTAACCGGTCAGTTTGGATTGGAGAGTGATGTCCTGTCCAACTTCCTTCAGTCGCCTTATTCTTTGTTGAATGGTGCGGTACTGACTCCTCTTTTCAACTGGGGCAAGAACCGGGCTGCTTTGAAAGCGCAGAAAGCTTCGTTTGAAGCCGAAGTGCATAGTTATGAAAAGGCAGTATTGAATGCTTTCAAAGAAGCCAAGAATGCGATTGTGGACTTCAACAAGATAAAGGAGGTATATCAGTTGCGCCTTAAATTGGAGCGTTCTGCCAAAACGTATGTGGAACTGGCACAGTTGCAGTATATCAACGGTGTTATCAATTACATGGATGTTCTCGATGCCCAGCGTGGTTATTTTGATGCGCAAATTGGGGTCAGCAATGCCATTCGCGACGAACTGATAGCGGTGGTGAATGTATATAAAGCCTTGGGGGGCGGCTGGCAGGTAGAGAAATAA
- a CDS encoding DEAD/DEAH box helicase family protein → MIYSNLLKKHYSDWPSLEKAIEALPTAKARGNVFEEFTFAYFTIKKQMYQIAEIYPSADIPDKYRKAFKLGNKQHQDSGVDGLIITNEGKSIAYQCKFRSGRVKPTYEELTKFWSDGRYCDYCCTVANSFAVSNLSDKHEENLQILAKDFDSLDQEFFDQLYDLVNNENAGKNKVFYEPYDYQKRIIKEVLVGFSVENRGKVIAACGTGKTLTSLWIVEAMKAETVLFLAPSISLVKQTLEAWADQAKIPFTYLCVCSDNTVSSNIDDDEADISVSQLGVPVTTNINEIAKFLDHTKGKVRYIFSTYQSADKISEAQKTAKDTFDLIICDEAHRTAGLRSNFSLALEDQFICSKKRLFMTATERMVRPLLKRHLEENGKVIFSMDDENVYGPLFSQYNFGAAIKDKTISDYKIVVAGVKESEVYNYIAENKHISVGDLDNNEKTTTAEILYSKILLAKAMGEFPIKKTISFHSSIRKAKDFVAENGNDISLSDVIREFNEHITEDNLFIDNINCQLDSGSRAQILNKFKNTEYSVISNAKCLTEGVDVPIIDSVYFIDRKKSLVDIVQACGRALRTQNGVDKTAYFIIPILIPESSVAEEILNSEEFEIVYNIIQALRSQDNRLEDWINRLNNEYVRTGRIGSDCTDDDVPIIIQIEGIDIKQFSDELYVQIATVNANPDNIRRPTTFGAGERKTGHARIFKTIGDYAAERFFSSLVDPTIKIYKDKNSKCLSIADIKIDNNNISHTYRLGLIEKSEKNYSLTPLGEYYLSGHIKPQDLFRKQMLRYSNSLEDNKIAHTLFPYRACLEVLKSLEVKKLTFNEFAFCIYPMYDSTPDSIKRAVDDINYLRQKYPRLKAINIAN, encoded by the coding sequence ATGATATACTCCAACTTATTAAAAAAACACTACTCAGATTGGCCTTCTTTGGAAAAGGCCATAGAAGCTTTGCCAACTGCAAAAGCGAGAGGTAACGTTTTTGAAGAGTTTACATTTGCGTACTTTACCATAAAGAAACAAATGTATCAAATAGCAGAGATATACCCATCTGCAGATATTCCTGACAAATACAGAAAAGCTTTTAAGCTTGGCAATAAACAACACCAAGATAGTGGCGTTGACGGCCTTATTATTACAAATGAAGGAAAGTCTATTGCTTACCAGTGTAAATTCCGCTCCGGCAGAGTTAAACCAACCTACGAAGAACTCACCAAATTCTGGTCTGACGGCCGTTATTGCGACTATTGTTGTACAGTTGCCAATTCTTTTGCAGTGAGTAATCTCTCTGATAAACACGAAGAAAATCTTCAGATTCTGGCAAAAGACTTTGATTCTCTTGATCAAGAATTCTTCGACCAACTTTACGATCTCGTGAACAACGAGAATGCTGGAAAGAACAAGGTCTTTTATGAGCCATACGATTACCAAAAGCGTATCATTAAGGAGGTCCTTGTAGGATTTTCAGTTGAAAACAGAGGCAAAGTTATTGCAGCCTGCGGCACAGGAAAAACTCTAACCTCATTATGGATTGTTGAAGCAATGAAAGCTGAAACTGTTCTATTCCTGGCACCAAGCATTTCTCTTGTGAAACAGACACTTGAGGCGTGGGCTGACCAAGCTAAAATTCCATTCACTTACTTGTGCGTTTGCAGTGACAATACCGTTTCATCGAACATAGACGATGATGAAGCTGACATCAGTGTATCTCAGTTGGGTGTACCCGTAACTACAAACATCAACGAGATTGCCAAGTTCTTAGACCACACAAAGGGTAAGGTCAGGTATATCTTTTCCACCTATCAATCTGCAGATAAGATTTCCGAAGCACAGAAGACCGCAAAAGACACTTTTGACTTGATTATCTGTGATGAAGCGCATCGAACAGCAGGTTTGCGTTCCAATTTCTCATTGGCACTGGAGGACCAATTCATTTGTTCAAAGAAACGGTTGTTTATGACTGCAACAGAACGGATGGTCCGTCCATTGTTGAAACGGCATCTTGAGGAAAATGGAAAAGTTATTTTCTCTATGGATGACGAAAATGTATATGGTCCGTTGTTCTCACAATATAATTTTGGAGCCGCGATTAAAGATAAAACAATTTCTGATTACAAAATTGTTGTTGCCGGTGTAAAGGAAAGCGAAGTATATAATTACATTGCTGAGAATAAACACATTTCTGTCGGGGACTTGGATAACAATGAGAAGACAACAACTGCTGAAATTCTATATTCAAAGATATTGCTGGCAAAAGCAATGGGTGAGTTCCCCATTAAAAAAACAATATCTTTCCACTCCTCCATTAGAAAAGCCAAGGATTTCGTTGCTGAAAACGGTAATGATATTTCACTTTCAGATGTGATTCGTGAATTCAATGAACACATCACCGAAGATAATCTTTTTATAGATAACATCAATTGCCAACTAGATTCCGGCTCTCGTGCTCAAATACTTAACAAATTCAAAAACACCGAATATTCTGTCATATCAAATGCCAAGTGCCTCACCGAAGGTGTAGATGTTCCCATTATTGACAGTGTATATTTCATTGATAGAAAAAAATCTTTGGTTGATATTGTTCAAGCATGCGGTAGAGCATTAAGAACCCAAAATGGTGTTGATAAAACAGCCTATTTTATCATTCCGATTCTCATTCCGGAGTCTTCTGTTGCGGAAGAAATCTTAAACTCTGAAGAGTTTGAGATTGTCTATAATATCATTCAAGCACTCAGAAGCCAAGATAACAGACTTGAAGATTGGATTAACAGGCTCAATAATGAATATGTCAGGACAGGCAGGATCGGCTCTGACTGCACAGACGACGATGTTCCTATCATAATTCAAATAGAAGGAATCGACATCAAACAATTCTCCGACGAATTATATGTACAAATCGCTACTGTTAATGCGAATCCTGATAATATTCGCAGGCCAACCACTTTTGGCGCCGGTGAACGAAAAACAGGACATGCGCGTATCTTCAAAACAATAGGTGATTATGCTGCAGAACGTTTCTTCTCAAGTTTGGTTGACCCGACTATAAAAATTTATAAAGATAAGAATTCCAAATGTCTTTCAATAGCCGATATTAAAATAGACAACAACAATATCAGCCATACCTACCGGTTAGGATTGATTGAAAAGTCAGAGAAAAATTATAGTCTTACTCCTTTGGGCGAATATTATCTTAGCGGTCATATCAAACCCCAAGATTTGTTTAGGAAGCAGATGTTGAGATATTCAAACTCATTAGAGGATAATAAAATAGCTCACACGCTCTTCCCATATAGAGCCTGTTTGGAAGTGCTCAAAAGCTTGGAAGTAAAAAAACTGACATTTAACGAATTTGCTTTTTGTATATATCCTATGTACGATAGTACTCCAGATTCCATCAAAAGAGCTGTAGACGACATCAACTATCTGCGTCAGAAATATCCAAGGCTGAAAGCAATCAATATTGCTAACTGA
- a CDS encoding DNA methyltransferase, with translation MRTSESKTIINQELFDVKLPDYQRIIERLVSKYNVVDGSYYEGLVNFKTNLVVPKHKWYDYKQGYSELLVKHIIDEAKPLKEHYILDPFCGVGTTNLTSVNRGYKTIGFDINPMAILTAKAKTHHYTPKEIALIKKYLESFTLPDSKVEIEGGRVIETSFTEDVLDILLKIRFFVDGINNDAVQDFFRLALISIIDKCSLKIKDGNGLKFKKNYKAVPDLVRLYLDKASEMLSDIRMSNEDKENKIILGSMITEEAFNKVKDMPIGLCVFSPPYANCFDYCEVYKLEFWIGGFVKSYDDFERFRSIALRSHVNSKFSHEFSNSNKDVDTIASLISSFNIWNKNIPDMIRGYFDDMESMIKNLSKILVNKAKCYIVVANSGYKGILVPTDLLLAEIAEKYGYKVCNIYHARKIRSSSQQMHILNTNYNNLMRESVIELQIIK, from the coding sequence ATGCGAACAAGTGAATCTAAAACCATAATAAATCAAGAGTTATTTGACGTAAAGCTTCCTGATTATCAGAGAATAATCGAACGCCTTGTATCAAAATACAATGTTGTTGACGGAAGCTACTATGAAGGTCTTGTTAATTTCAAGACCAACTTAGTTGTTCCTAAACACAAATGGTATGATTATAAACAAGGCTATTCAGAATTACTTGTCAAACATATCATCGACGAAGCCAAGCCACTAAAGGAGCATTATATTTTAGATCCTTTTTGCGGTGTTGGCACAACGAACCTTACATCAGTAAATCGTGGTTACAAGACTATTGGGTTTGATATAAATCCAATGGCGATATTAACGGCAAAAGCCAAGACACATCATTACACACCCAAAGAAATTGCTCTGATAAAAAAATATTTGGAAAGTTTCACTCTGCCGGACTCCAAAGTAGAGATTGAAGGGGGGCGTGTCATAGAGACTTCTTTTACAGAAGACGTACTCGATATTCTGCTCAAGATCCGTTTCTTTGTTGATGGTATAAACAATGATGCAGTCCAAGATTTCTTTAGGCTTGCTCTTATTTCGATAATAGACAAATGCTCCTTAAAAATTAAGGATGGCAATGGCTTAAAATTTAAAAAGAATTACAAGGCTGTACCGGATTTGGTCCGACTCTATTTGGACAAGGCATCCGAAATGTTATCTGACATCCGGATGTCAAACGAAGACAAAGAGAATAAGATCATTTTGGGGTCTATGATAACTGAAGAGGCTTTTAACAAAGTAAAAGACATGCCTATCGGACTGTGCGTATTTTCGCCACCTTATGCAAACTGTTTTGACTACTGTGAAGTGTATAAACTTGAATTTTGGATTGGAGGCTTTGTCAAATCCTACGATGACTTTGAGCGATTTAGATCAATAGCCTTGCGCTCACATGTGAATTCTAAATTCAGTCATGAATTTTCAAACAGCAATAAAGATGTGGACACAATAGCTTCACTAATATCATCTTTCAACATCTGGAACAAAAATATTCCAGATATGATTAGAGGATATTTTGATGACATGGAATCGATGATTAAGAATTTATCTAAAATCCTCGTCAACAAGGCAAAATGTTATATTGTAGTTGCAAATTCCGGATATAAAGGCATTTTGGTACCAACCGACTTGCTTTTAGCAGAAATAGCAGAAAAATATGGCTACAAAGTTTGTAACATATATCATGCGCGCAAAATCCGCTCATCTTCTCAACAAATGCATATCCTGAACACAAATTATAACAATCTAATGAGAGAATCTGTAATTGAACTTCAAATTATCAAGTAG